A genomic region of Rhodothermia bacterium contains the following coding sequences:
- the sprA gene encoding cell surface protein SprA, whose amino-acid sequence MPTPIRFLNFLLSALGIGSFLFLCVAASMPPPLAAKNMTPENGWYILTTANGKVQLIKAAPNLPVLASENRQAPLPVLDAPLAKRRISRSDTDTVKVRLPKDLPTRVAQPMNTDTLRQVLKPDSTSKVLPDSMRTARDTLRLVPRYITSKSRLGLMADPRFRRNRPFSTPIPTTWKHDVQLDSLSQSFFVRDVVGNQEVRYTTRAELGTFLTSRRQELIEQNFRTLSSQRTELRQSRRSSGFSLNYQIPGGQNSAFTTIFGKPEVDLRVTGQADIDAGFERQTTDDPSRIAPTRTDPLFKQNLRLGVRGTVGDKLSIDVNWDTQRQFEYENQLRLVYTGYEDEIIKRIEAGNVTLDSRSSLINGGRSLFGIRTDLKLGGIDLTVVASQQKGNGSTLELEGGAESEQIKIRAFDYEDNTHYFMGYYFRSRFESTFASPPTAVTTIREINRIEVWKQNIQLNNPNQSNLRQVVAFADLGEPRTVVTDPTGVHNQFPDGEPNDPDYFYTKPNLGRLRDGQIAVKDVVTNSNIYQEGPFQLLRQNVDYSIDQYRGFITLTSRLSPDEALAVAYEYTDVNGDIHTVGDLTSSSSSSSGGGLTDTRLVLKLLRRQKPQPTDVTWPLTLRNIYRLPASNLQEENFKLRIQYDKAGQRPDEKIPGLSVPNEPQLLEMLGLDRISRSNYSKSDTEVDFDTGTLDARNGRIIFPYLEPFGQRIRDIIEGRAYKNTQAGNVVVKDFAFDTLYTAQPSVARTLSQYDIYNITGSASGGVQSSYNLGFALVEGSVRVFANNNELNPADYTVNYEFGSIEILNPAYLTPGNKIRITYERQQFTALEQKNLFGIRASYNYQDRLLFGATAMRLKEKPNTDKFRIGQEPIANRIWGFDGSYNAKPRWLTRAIDALPLIQTRAESSIDFRAEFAHFSPENAATLAFERKQRQLRDSGRDFAEDEKKGEISYIDDFEGIRNPISLANAGNWTLSSAPDSLDKFRIGRSTTNDSLLTTWRARLGWVNIGYELYSSSSTGIPASYAELPQMYPVLIQDILPNYDIEGLSKRDQSVTTLNLFFDPTDRGPYNYTTNFDRFISVSERKKLWGGLVRRLPEAQTDFTTQNIEFIEFIFSPYTDKAGPDAKMVINLGSISEDIIPNSRLNTEDGLSTKEVKAGNEITDNWGRISGGTLNNILGIEDTADRRTEDLGLDGLSSYDDATNGPLKDKFSNLYKDAQSRVYTEQTFFKRFLDAVNPANSTSSYRNTEQYQRLWQSALADPSADDFKDFRDEALWKDNDPDKLSRFNHHFSGSELNSPQGQRDIWTKSLGSSIIPDSEDLNQNNNLNLDNNYYQYEIPLNKDVLERLASPEETNDYIVTKTAEAKEGGSPWYKVSIPIRDFMSKVGNINGFNLIQAIRIWLTGFEDKGQVRFYTFELVGSQWRESKLVGNETVRKETPLIISSLNSEEDAARYATPTTAIVQEIRNFQSGSASVRAGREQAMALNVTNLQAGDQRAVYKTFTEGLDLLKYRNLRMFTHIEGRDASGRPLRKEDQNYDGLRMFIRLGSDENKNYYEYELPVTPYELGIGEVADPDKLWQTYQKVGDKTIDLNSMHVQIPDLISLKSFRDQLLAEARIKEGQIVWSDTTYLQLIDNQEQETGWSGAKQAYLKDIKARLAIKGNPTLSRLTSIVIGVRNVREPINEIGSLPNGRSKQFQSVTLWANELRVTEYDALSGNAGVATANIRLADFATVSANANYRDEGFGSLDSQLGNRSGQAQRDWGITTNVNLHKLLPERFGWNIPFNYSIKSNVATPRFLPDQGDLPLKEKIASIEENTTLDAREKQDQKAALLAQAETVSFSQSLSVPITKSNSQSPIVRYLLDPLSLSYRWSDGNSRNPQTRADENWQWGAATSYSLNLQRLKTVRPFRFIPKDLPILGGLNGLRLAYLPQNIKAAASTDRSFRSSQQRPRTDQQTTKPDELAYPFRETHDFGIRRTFDVTYNPLSFLSLSYRNETSQTFLSGLDSLFYVKHKSTRDEQLFVNNRANAELAVKNDPDNLYLYERIDPRSTQDVVRQLFTRKADIRADRHGQDFSASFDPKLDRVKWLDWMNIQPITYNARFDWDNGNKTATDVVGAGVSNTASWKGGANFRLKNLYDKVPLYKKAKQADQQDRTRRQQQARERRETREIEGRKERARREAAAREREAAKQAAKEAKNKPAPTPSSEAAVPSNKPAGEQTKPDETQKDQLKPESNTKPVVEKAPRDTTKTKKNFNLPLPNPKRIARYAFLKVFSISDLSFSYSRNTGAQSGNLQTGYYLFGENVTPWNYRFGLTSLLPADTLTRVNNTRLQISDQIRNSTQYGLRGSIELSQDLRVDLTSDVNFEDANRIAYKIQDDSPRLLQDTNLSGKARASVWAIGASYNAMVQDQFGKFKALQKAFPGETQFAVTDGAAGVLTNQSVSESFRKGFLTALGSRTFDKKGYLPIPLPNWNISYNGLQRLPFLTKLVQSATLRHGYSTSYDMDYRNNPREGKEEEITFTGVNPNGQDITYAINYALPGEEVSGVRINERFSPLIEMDLRFKNGIQATTKWSKSNAYTFGTTNYDLSKIETNEFEFRTSYSKTGMTLPFKLPFMKTNRLNNTIRFSFSIGLRENKESSFPLKKSLEQALRADYEATARGGSLNWEGFAFEPTISRSQRTIDAEPRLSYQFSARVTADAFLTYSNRTGKDRTEPNLSTLKGGFNFRVSISN is encoded by the coding sequence ATGCCAACCCCCATCAGGTTTTTAAACTTTCTATTGTCTGCCCTCGGTATCGGTAGCTTTTTGTTTTTGTGTGTTGCGGCCAGTATGCCGCCCCCTTTAGCAGCCAAAAACATGACTCCCGAAAATGGCTGGTATATTCTTACAACTGCCAATGGTAAGGTTCAGTTGATCAAAGCAGCACCTAATTTGCCTGTTCTTGCGTCTGAAAATCGCCAAGCGCCCTTACCTGTTTTAGATGCACCTTTAGCAAAAAGGCGCATTTCCCGTTCCGATACCGACACCGTAAAGGTACGTCTGCCAAAAGACTTGCCCACCCGTGTTGCCCAGCCCATGAATACCGACACCCTGCGCCAGGTTTTAAAGCCGGATAGTACCAGCAAGGTCTTGCCCGACTCCATGCGGACGGCACGGGATACCCTGCGATTGGTTCCGCGCTATATCACCTCAAAGTCACGCTTAGGGCTTATGGCCGATCCGAGGTTCCGTCGGAATCGTCCTTTCTCGACGCCAATACCTACCACATGGAAACATGATGTACAGTTAGACTCTCTTAGCCAGAGTTTCTTCGTTCGCGACGTAGTGGGGAATCAGGAGGTACGATATACCACCCGTGCGGAATTGGGGACCTTTCTTACCTCTAGGCGGCAAGAACTTATTGAGCAAAACTTCCGGACGTTATCTTCACAACGTACAGAACTGCGTCAATCTCGCCGGAGCAGTGGTTTCTCGTTAAATTACCAAATTCCGGGCGGACAAAACTCGGCATTCACCACCATCTTCGGAAAGCCCGAAGTGGATTTGCGCGTAACAGGACAAGCCGATATTGATGCCGGATTTGAACGCCAAACCACCGATGACCCAAGCCGGATTGCGCCTACCCGAACAGATCCACTTTTTAAGCAAAACCTGCGACTTGGCGTTCGTGGAACCGTTGGAGATAAACTTAGCATAGACGTAAACTGGGATACCCAAAGACAATTTGAGTATGAAAACCAGTTACGGCTTGTTTATACTGGATATGAAGACGAAATTATCAAACGGATCGAAGCAGGGAACGTGACTTTAGACAGCCGTTCATCGCTCATCAATGGTGGGCGCAGTTTGTTTGGGATACGGACAGACCTAAAATTGGGAGGTATAGACTTGACTGTTGTGGCGAGCCAGCAAAAAGGAAATGGCAGTACCTTGGAGTTGGAAGGTGGCGCAGAGTCCGAACAAATCAAAATTCGAGCTTTTGACTACGAGGACAACACCCACTACTTCATGGGCTACTATTTCCGTAGCCGATTCGAGTCCACCTTTGCGTCTCCACCGACCGCCGTTACCACCATTCGAGAAATCAACCGGATTGAAGTTTGGAAGCAAAACATCCAGTTGAACAACCCAAATCAATCGAATTTGCGGCAAGTGGTGGCTTTTGCCGACTTGGGCGAGCCACGCACCGTTGTGACAGACCCCACAGGTGTACACAATCAATTTCCGGATGGCGAGCCAAATGATCCAGATTATTTTTATACCAAGCCTAACTTAGGCAGGCTACGAGACGGCCAAATAGCCGTCAAAGATGTGGTGACGAACAGCAATATCTATCAAGAAGGGCCTTTCCAATTGCTTAGGCAAAATGTGGATTACTCCATTGACCAATATCGGGGCTTCATTACGCTTACTTCACGGCTTTCGCCGGATGAAGCCTTGGCCGTTGCTTATGAATACACCGATGTGAATGGGGACATCCACACGGTTGGCGACCTCACGAGCAGCAGCAGCAGTTCTTCGGGTGGTGGTCTAACCGATACGCGCTTGGTTTTAAAGCTCTTACGCCGGCAAAAACCACAGCCTACGGATGTAACATGGCCGCTTACGCTACGGAACATTTACCGCTTGCCCGCCTCCAACCTCCAAGAAGAAAACTTCAAACTCCGCATCCAATACGACAAAGCGGGGCAGCGCCCAGACGAAAAAATCCCTGGATTGAGCGTTCCGAATGAGCCTCAATTATTAGAGATGCTTGGCTTAGACCGTATTTCGCGCAGCAATTACAGCAAGAGCGATACCGAGGTGGATTTTGATACGGGTACCTTAGATGCCCGCAATGGTCGGATTATTTTCCCATATTTGGAACCTTTCGGACAACGGATACGCGATATTATTGAAGGACGTGCCTATAAAAACACGCAAGCGGGTAATGTTGTGGTCAAAGACTTTGCGTTCGATACCCTCTATACAGCGCAACCCTCGGTGGCACGTACCTTGAGCCAATACGATATTTACAACATCACGGGATCGGCAAGTGGCGGTGTTCAATCCTCCTATAACCTTGGGTTTGCATTGGTGGAAGGCTCGGTGCGGGTTTTTGCGAACAACAACGAACTTAATCCAGCCGACTATACGGTCAATTACGAGTTTGGAAGTATTGAGATTTTAAATCCTGCCTATTTGACACCGGGGAACAAAATCAGGATAACCTACGAACGCCAGCAGTTTACCGCCCTTGAACAGAAAAACTTGTTTGGGATTCGCGCATCGTACAATTACCAAGACAGACTGTTGTTTGGCGCAACGGCTATGCGGCTGAAAGAAAAGCCCAATACCGACAAATTCCGGATAGGTCAAGAGCCTATCGCCAACCGCATTTGGGGCTTTGACGGAAGTTACAATGCCAAGCCCCGCTGGTTGACACGTGCCATAGACGCCCTACCCCTCATCCAAACCCGTGCAGAAAGCTCTATTGACTTCCGAGCAGAATTTGCCCATTTCTCCCCAGAAAATGCGGCGACCTTGGCCTTTGAACGCAAACAACGTCAACTCCGAGACTCTGGACGGGACTTTGCTGAAGACGAGAAAAAGGGCGAAATCTCGTACATAGACGACTTTGAAGGCATCCGAAATCCCATCTCCTTGGCCAATGCTGGTAATTGGACGTTATCCAGTGCGCCCGATTCTTTGGACAAATTCCGTATTGGACGCTCTACCACGAACGACTCCCTGCTCACCACTTGGCGTGCCAGACTTGGATGGGTGAACATTGGTTATGAGTTATACTCAAGTTCAAGTACGGGTATTCCAGCGTCTTACGCAGAGTTGCCACAAATGTATCCCGTACTCATTCAGGACATTTTGCCGAACTATGACATAGAAGGATTATCGAAACGCGACCAGTCTGTAACCACGCTAAACCTGTTTTTTGATCCGACCGATCGTGGGCCATACAATTATACGACTAATTTTGACCGATTCATTTCCGTGAGCGAACGGAAAAAGCTTTGGGGTGGTCTGGTACGAAGGCTTCCAGAAGCACAAACGGACTTTACCACACAGAATATTGAGTTTATTGAATTTATCTTCTCGCCCTATACCGATAAGGCCGGGCCAGATGCAAAAATGGTAATCAATCTTGGTTCCATTTCTGAAGATATTATACCCAATTCACGCCTCAATACAGAAGATGGCCTCTCGACCAAAGAGGTGAAGGCAGGTAATGAAATCACCGACAACTGGGGACGAATTTCCGGCGGGACGTTGAACAATATTCTGGGCATCGAAGACACTGCCGACCGACGTACAGAAGACTTGGGATTGGACGGACTTTCCTCTTATGATGACGCCACCAACGGCCCCCTCAAGGATAAGTTCAGCAACCTTTATAAAGACGCCCAAAGCCGGGTTTATACCGAGCAAACCTTCTTTAAGCGTTTTCTGGATGCGGTTAACCCTGCCAATAGCACCTCCAGCTATCGCAATACCGAACAATACCAACGCCTCTGGCAATCGGCCCTTGCAGACCCCTCTGCCGATGACTTTAAGGACTTCCGCGATGAAGCGTTGTGGAAGGACAATGACCCCGACAAGCTAAGTCGTTTTAACCACCACTTTTCTGGATCAGAACTAAACTCACCACAAGGCCAGCGTGACATCTGGACAAAATCGCTTGGTTCCAGTATAATCCCAGACTCCGAGGATTTGAACCAAAACAACAACCTAAACTTAGACAACAACTATTACCAATACGAAATCCCGCTCAACAAGGACGTATTGGAGCGCTTGGCGAGTCCTGAAGAAACCAACGACTATATTGTCACCAAAACCGCCGAAGCCAAAGAGGGCGGCTCTCCGTGGTACAAAGTGAGTATCCCAATCAGAGATTTTATGTCGAAAGTGGGCAATATCAATGGTTTTAACCTGATTCAGGCTATTCGGATTTGGTTGACGGGCTTTGAAGACAAGGGACAAGTACGGTTTTACACCTTCGAGTTGGTCGGTTCGCAATGGCGGGAATCGAAATTGGTTGGTAACGAGACGGTGCGCAAAGAAACACCCTTGATAATCTCCAGCCTCAACAGCGAAGAAGATGCGGCCCGGTATGCAACGCCAACCACGGCGATCGTCCAAGAAATCCGGAACTTCCAGAGCGGTTCCGCTTCCGTCCGAGCCGGAAGAGAACAAGCAATGGCCCTGAATGTGACCAACCTCCAAGCGGGTGACCAACGAGCGGTTTATAAGACGTTTACAGAAGGATTAGACCTCCTGAAATACCGCAACCTTCGGATGTTTACACACATCGAAGGACGGGACGCAAGTGGACGCCCGCTGCGCAAGGAAGACCAAAACTATGACGGTCTGCGCATGTTCATCCGCCTTGGCTCGGATGAAAATAAGAATTACTATGAATACGAACTTCCCGTTACGCCTTATGAATTGGGCATAGGAGAAGTCGCAGACCCCGACAAACTTTGGCAAACCTATCAGAAAGTGGGCGATAAAACCATTGATCTGAACTCCATGCACGTACAAATCCCGGATTTGATCTCGCTCAAATCATTCCGTGATCAGTTATTGGCGGAGGCACGCATCAAGGAAGGCCAAATTGTTTGGAGTGATACCACCTATTTGCAGTTAATAGACAATCAGGAACAAGAAACGGGTTGGAGCGGCGCCAAACAAGCGTACTTGAAAGACATAAAAGCACGATTGGCCATCAAAGGGAATCCAACCTTATCCCGCCTTACCTCTATTGTGATTGGAGTGCGAAATGTTCGGGAACCCATCAATGAAATAGGTTCGCTCCCGAATGGAAGGTCTAAACAATTCCAAAGTGTTACCTTATGGGCGAATGAGCTCCGTGTAACCGAATACGATGCCTTGAGTGGGAACGCTGGTGTGGCCACGGCAAACATTCGCTTAGCGGACTTTGCGACCGTCAGCGCAAATGCCAATTACCGCGACGAGGGGTTTGGCTCGTTGGATAGCCAACTGGGGAACCGTTCAGGCCAAGCACAACGAGACTGGGGCATTACGACCAATGTGAACCTGCATAAACTTTTACCAGAGCGGTTCGGATGGAATATCCCCTTTAACTACTCCATCAAGTCGAATGTGGCTACGCCAAGATTTTTACCGGATCAGGGGGACTTACCGCTGAAGGAAAAAATTGCGTCTATCGAGGAAAACACCACGTTGGATGCACGGGAAAAGCAAGACCAAAAAGCGGCGCTCCTCGCACAAGCCGAAACGGTGAGCTTTAGCCAATCGCTCTCCGTACCCATTACAAAGTCAAATTCGCAATCACCCATCGTCCGATACCTGCTCGACCCGCTGTCGTTGTCCTACCGCTGGTCAGATGGGAACAGCCGAAATCCACAAACCCGTGCAGACGAGAACTGGCAATGGGGTGCAGCAACATCGTATAGCCTGAATTTGCAGCGGCTCAAAACTGTAAGACCGTTCCGATTTATCCCCAAAGATTTACCGATCTTGGGTGGACTGAATGGGCTGCGTTTGGCCTATTTGCCCCAGAACATCAAAGCCGCTGCTTCTACCGATCGTAGCTTTAGGAGTAGCCAACAACGTCCACGTACCGACCAACAAACGACGAAACCGGATGAATTGGCCTACCCTTTCCGAGAAACCCATGACTTTGGCATTCGCCGGACGTTCGACGTGACCTATAACCCACTCAGTTTTCTTTCTTTATCGTATCGAAACGAAACCAGTCAAACCTTCTTAAGTGGGCTGGACTCGCTTTTCTACGTAAAACACAAAAGCACACGAGACGAACAACTCTTTGTAAACAACCGTGCAAATGCGGAACTCGCGGTCAAAAATGATCCAGACAATTTGTATTTGTATGAGCGGATAGATCCGCGTTCCACGCAAGACGTTGTTCGTCAGTTATTTACCCGCAAGGCCGATATACGGGCAGACCGCCACGGCCAAGACTTTAGCGCCTCCTTTGATCCTAAGTTGGATCGGGTGAAATGGTTAGACTGGATGAACATCCAACCCATAACCTATAATGCTCGTTTTGATTGGGACAATGGCAATAAGACGGCAACTGACGTGGTGGGTGCAGGCGTGAGCAATACGGCAAGTTGGAAAGGCGGCGCCAATTTCCGGCTTAAAAACCTTTACGACAAGGTTCCGCTTTATAAAAAAGCAAAACAGGCAGACCAGCAAGACCGCACCCGCAGACAACAACAAGCCCGCGAACGACGTGAAACCCGCGAAATCGAAGGTCGCAAAGAACGGGCACGCCGAGAAGCCGCCGCAAGAGAACGCGAAGCAGCAAAGCAAGCCGCCAAAGAAGCAAAAAACAAACCCGCACCCACGCCTTCCTCCGAGGCAGCCGTACCTTCTAATAAACCCGCTGGTGAACAAACCAAGCCCGATGAAACCCAAAAAGACCAACTAAAACCTGAATCAAACACAAAACCCGTCGTAGAAAAAGCGCCTCGTGACACCACGAAGACCAAAAAAAACTTCAACCTACCGCTTCCGAACCCAAAACGGATTGCCCGATATGCGTTCTTGAAGGTTTTCTCTATTTCGGACTTGTCGTTCAGTTATTCCCGCAACACTGGAGCACAAAGCGGTAATCTACAAACCGGATATTACCTCTTTGGCGAAAATGTAACCCCTTGGAATTACCGCTTTGGTCTCACGTCTTTGCTCCCTGCCGATACGCTGACCCGTGTGAACAATACACGTTTACAAATCAGCGACCAGATTAGGAACAGCACGCAGTATGGCTTACGCGGCTCCATAGAGTTATCGCAAGACCTTCGGGTGGATTTGACGAGCGATGTCAACTTCGAGGATGCCAATCGGATTGCCTATAAAATTCAGGACGATTCCCCCAGACTACTGCAAGACACGAATTTGAGCGGAAAAGCACGCGCCTCGGTTTGGGCCATTGGTGCAAGTTATAACGCAATGGTACAGGATCAGTTTGGTAAGTTTAAGGCACTCCAAAAAGCTTTCCCGGGCGAAACACAGTTTGCAGTGACCGACGGCGCTGCGGGTGTTTTGACCAATCAATCCGTCAGCGAGAGTTTTAGAAAAGGCTTTCTAACCGCACTTGGTAGCCGAACCTTTGACAAAAAGGGATATTTACCCATTCCTTTACCCAATTGGAACATCAGCTATAACGGCCTTCAAAGGCTGCCTTTCCTAACAAAATTGGTGCAAAGTGCTACACTACGGCATGGGTACTCCACCAGCTACGACATGGATTACCGCAATAACCCACGTGAGGGCAAAGAAGAAGAAATTACCTTTACGGGTGTTAATCCGAACGGGCAAGACATTACTTATGCCATCAACTACGCACTACCGGGAGAAGAAGTGAGTGGTGTGCGAATTAACGAGCGCTTTAGCCCATTAATTGAGATGGATTTGCGGTTTAAGAATGGCATCCAAGCCACGACCAAGTGGTCTAAATCCAATGCCTACACCTTTGGAACGACCAACTACGACCTCTCGAAGATCGAAACCAACGAATTTGAGTTCAGAACCAGCTATTCTAAAACGGGGATGACTCTTCCTTTCAAACTTCCCTTCATGAAGACCAATCGTTTGAACAATACCATCCGGTTCAGTTTCTCGATTGGCCTACGCGAAAACAAGGAAAGTTCCTTCCCCCTCAAGAAAAGTTTGGAACAAGCCTTACGTGCAGACTACGAAGCGACCGCACGGGGTGGAAGCCTCAACTGGGAAGGTTTTGCGTTTGAGCCGACCATCTCGCGCTCACAACGCACCATAGATGCCGAGCCACGCTTGTCGTATCAGTTCTCGGCACGGGTCACCGCAGATGCCTTCCTTACCTATTCCAACCGAACAGGTAAAGACCGAACAGAGCCAAACCTGAGTACTTTGAAAGGTGGTTTTAACTTCCGCGTGAGTATTTCCAACTAA
- the lipB gene encoding lipoyl(octanoyl) transferase LipB yields the protein MLHPLLQEPVPQRRVVICHLGRVSYDEAWRLQQNLQSKLIWAKRHDPAITLPHVMLFVEHPHVYTLGKNGQAKNLLLSEEQLAAIEATFFHIDRGGDITYHGPGQLVGYPILDLDRFFTDLGKYLRLLEEAIIQTCADYGIQGRRVAGRTGVWVGPDDQGAERKICAMGIRCSRWVSMHGFAFNLNTNLDYFSYIVPCGIGDRGVTSVAKELGSFAQEEDLRTQFAAHFSTQFEAETEILASEEAEQFLSAFLAFEPQIASFT from the coding sequence ATGCTTCATCCACTTTTACAAGAACCGGTACCACAACGCCGTGTGGTTATTTGTCATCTCGGTCGTGTTTCCTACGACGAGGCTTGGCGTCTTCAGCAAAACCTGCAATCCAAGCTCATTTGGGCCAAGCGACACGATCCTGCCATAACACTCCCCCATGTGATGTTGTTTGTAGAACATCCACATGTTTATACCTTGGGTAAAAATGGCCAAGCCAAGAACCTTTTGCTCTCCGAAGAACAACTTGCGGCAATCGAGGCCACTTTTTTCCACATAGATCGTGGTGGAGACATTACGTATCATGGCCCCGGACAGTTGGTTGGGTATCCTATTCTAGACCTTGATCGGTTTTTTACAGACCTTGGGAAGTATTTGCGATTGCTCGAAGAAGCCATTATCCAGACTTGTGCGGATTATGGTATTCAAGGGCGGCGCGTCGCTGGACGAACGGGCGTTTGGGTGGGGCCTGATGACCAAGGCGCGGAACGCAAAATCTGTGCAATGGGCATTCGGTGTAGTCGCTGGGTCTCAATGCATGGTTTTGCCTTTAATCTCAATACGAACCTCGATTATTTTTCGTACATTGTACCCTGTGGCATTGGTGATCGTGGCGTAACTTCTGTTGCAAAGGAATTAGGGTCTTTTGCACAAGAAGAAGACCTCCGAACCCAATTTGCTGCCCATTTTTCGACACAATTCGAGGCAGAAACCGAAATCCTCGCCTCGGAGGAGGCCGAGCAATTCCTCTCGGCGTTTTTGGCATTTGAACCACAAATAGCATCCTTCACTTAA
- the trpE gene encoding anthranilate synthase component I — protein MTFAAFKELILQHPLPEGQELVIPIYKRLNADLVTPVSAFLALRETGKAAFLLESVEGGEHIARYSFIGKNPYCTVTARGEVVHRTSLRDDEDVTFEKANVYKVLQEMLDRYVEIKAPELPRLTAGAVGFMGYDTVRLLEHLPDMPKDDLGLPDAVWCFYDSLVAFDHVRHEMVLIANAFIHPNCTHEEAYHKAFQKLETLEEDLSRIRFAAPPPIRLLHEEVLSNQTPEQYKAAVEKSKQYIYEGDIFQVVVSQRFEMAFEGDAFNLYRALRQVNPSPYLFFLDFVDFTLVGSSPEDVVSIEDGKAKVLPIAGTRPRGATIAEDRALEVALLADPKERAEHLMLVDLGRNDLSRVCEYGSVNVEDYAYVARYSHVMHLVSLVTGTLKPEKGALDVLAACFPAGTVSGAPKVRAMEIIDELEPTKRGVYSGAIGYLDFSNNMDSCIALRTMVVKGNRIFIQAGAGLVADSDPQAEFDETVNKSMALRKAVFRAAGRI, from the coding sequence ATGACCTTTGCAGCTTTTAAAGAACTCATCCTTCAACACCCGTTGCCGGAAGGCCAAGAATTGGTTATCCCCATATATAAACGCCTTAATGCAGATTTGGTGACGCCTGTTTCTGCTTTTTTAGCCCTACGCGAGACCGGAAAAGCAGCCTTCTTGTTGGAAAGTGTTGAAGGTGGTGAACACATTGCCCGATACTCTTTTATTGGCAAAAACCCATATTGTACAGTGACAGCACGCGGAGAAGTCGTGCATAGAACCTCTCTTAGGGATGATGAGGACGTCACCTTTGAAAAGGCAAATGTTTATAAGGTACTTCAGGAGATGTTGGATCGTTATGTAGAGATAAAAGCGCCAGAACTTCCAAGACTAACGGCTGGTGCGGTTGGGTTTATGGGATACGATACCGTTCGACTTTTAGAACATCTGCCGGATATGCCGAAAGATGACTTAGGGCTTCCAGATGCTGTTTGGTGTTTTTACGACAGCTTGGTGGCTTTTGACCATGTAAGGCATGAGATGGTGCTGATCGCCAACGCTTTTATTCATCCAAACTGCACCCATGAAGAAGCCTATCATAAAGCCTTCCAGAAATTGGAAACCTTAGAAGAAGACCTTTCTCGGATCCGTTTTGCTGCACCGCCTCCCATCCGGCTTTTGCATGAGGAGGTGCTCTCAAACCAAACGCCAGAACAGTATAAAGCCGCCGTTGAGAAAAGCAAGCAATATATTTATGAAGGGGATATCTTTCAAGTGGTAGTTTCACAACGCTTTGAGATGGCTTTCGAGGGCGATGCCTTTAATTTATACCGTGCGCTCCGTCAGGTGAATCCTTCACCCTACTTGTTCTTTTTGGACTTTGTGGACTTTACCTTGGTTGGGTCTTCGCCGGAAGATGTGGTGTCTATCGAAGACGGAAAAGCCAAAGTATTGCCGATTGCCGGAACCCGGCCTCGTGGTGCAACCATAGCCGAAGACCGAGCACTCGAAGTAGCCCTGCTTGCAGATCCCAAGGAGCGGGCAGAACATTTGATGCTGGTGGATTTGGGCCGGAACGATCTGAGTCGGGTGTGTGAGTATGGTTCGGTCAATGTGGAGGACTATGCCTATGTTGCACGGTACTCCCATGTCATGCACCTCGTTTCGTTGGTGACGGGCACGCTTAAACCCGAAAAGGGCGCTTTGGATGTCTTGGCCGCTTGTTTTCCGGCAGGAACAGTTTCGGGTGCGCCTAAAGTGCGGGCAATGGAAATAATAGACGAACTTGAGCCTACCAAACGTGGGGTGTATTCCGGTGCAATTGGTTACTTGGATTTCTCCAATAACATGGATTCGTGCATTGCCCTGAGAACCATGGTGGTGAAAGGAAATCGAATATTTATACAAGCCGGTGCTGGCTTGGTTGCAGATTCAGACCCGCAAGCCGAGTTTGACGAGACCGTAAACAAGTCTATGGCATTGCGGAAAGCTGTTTTTCGTGCTGCCGGACGGATCTAA